The genomic segment CCGGAAGCCTTTGATATAACTCAGGGCGATCAGTAACTACCGTTATTTCATTAAAAGTAGTCTTTAACCGCCTAATCATCATATCAATAAGAGTTTGGCCGCCAAAATCAAGCAGGGCTTTAGGACGACCAAGACGTTTACTGTCTCCACCGGCAAGAATAATCGCCCCCTTCCGCCGGGAGTCTTGATTAGCTAACCTTTTCAAACCAACACCTCAATAGTTAATTATTAAATCACCGGGCGAGCATTTTCTTACGTTTCCGTTCGCTTATTAAAACCATAATAATTCCCAGTTCATATAATGCAATCAACGGCAGAACCATGGCTACCTGGGATATAATATCCGGTGGAGTTATGATCGCTGATACAATAAGCATGATCAATAAGGCTATTTTACGATGGCGCCTCAGAAAACCAGTCGTTAATAATCCGAGTTTGCCCAATGCCCATGTTAAAAGTGGCAGCTGGAATACAGCCCCGAATGCCAGGTGAAAGGAGAATATGAATGAAATGTATTCACTTATTGTAAATCGCGGTTCCAGCTGTTCTGCAGCGAATTGCAAAAAAAACTTCAACGCATAGGGGAATACAATAAAGTAGGCAAAGAGTACACCACTACCAAACAACAAGATTATACCAAATAACGTGCTGATAAAGAATATTTTCTCTCCCCTGGTCAGACCAGGAAAGATAAAAGCGGCTGCTTCATAGAGTATTACCGGTAATGCAAAAATCAAGCCGCTAACCAGGGCTAATCTTAGGTTCGACATGAAGGCTTCAGGCGGTGAAAGAAAAATCAGCTGCAAATCTTCGAGATGATAGGTTATGAAACCCCTGACCAACTCTATCCTGGCAAAACAGATTATGGCAGCAACAAGCAAAGCGCCTGCTGAAATTAACAGGCGCAGGCGTAACTCTGCAATATGCTCAAGAACGGGCATCGTGCCATCTTTACTCTTAGCCACTCTGGCTGAATACCTCCCGGCATTCCGAGCCTGCCCGAGCAACCCCTGGTATACCAGGCTTATATCCGAACAAGCTGATAACCTTATTTTTTAGAATCAGGGGTTGCTGAGTCGTCAGATCCGGAGTTACTCTTCAATCCTTCTTTCAGCTCTACCACACTTTTCCCGATCGCTTTAGCCAGCTCGGGAAGCTTGGTTGAACCAAATATCAAAAGGATTACCGCCAGTATTGCGACGATCTCCCACGGTCCAATTTTACCGAACATCGTATGTCCTCCTCGGCAAAAAATATATTATGTTTACTACTTATACATTGTAGCATACATTCATAAACAAGGTAAACTAAACAATCTAGTACTAAATTATCTGATGAAGCTAGAGCGGCTCGTCTTTGTCGTTATCCTCGAGGCTGATCGTATCTTTTAACTCACGCGTCGCTTTTCTAAATTCCCTCAAACCATTGCCGATGGAACGTCCCAATTCAGGAAGTTTAGCCGGGCCAAATACAATCAGGGCGACTGCCAGGATCAACAGGATCTCCCAGATACCAATTTTCCCACCGATCAAACCTCTCACCTCCTCATTTTACTGCTGCATCTTTTAAAGTAAGAGCCGAATATTATTATAGCCGATTCTTAAAAGAAAAACGATACTACCATGAAATATTATTTTACTCTTTGGAGGCCAGCCGAAGATAAATGAATAGCACCGGCGCTCCCAGGGTAGCCCATAACCCTCCCAACGCATAGCGTATAAAGCCCATCCAAAGCACAGATGAAGGTAAAACGCTGCTTAAACCAATAATTATGCCGAACAGAACTGCCAGGCCTACCAAAACTTTTAATATCTGGGCCGGTAAAGGAGCTTTCACCCCTGCACGAATTTTTGATCTTTCAACCACATAGCCGAATGATATACCGGCAAGATAACCCATTACCTTTGGAGGATCAGCACCCGGTAAAACAACGGCTAAAAGGAGCGGAATAGCAATTGATATTCCGAGCAAGAGAGGAAAGGAAGTTTTTTCAAACCATCCTTTTTCGTAAATGAAAGCGCTAATCCAGAGAAATACAATAAGAAAAAATATACCGAAAAGCAACCCTCCCAGTATATCTCCAAGAAAATGATACCCCAGGATCATTCTTGAAAAACCGATCAGAACTACGGCTGCAAAAGCCCAGATCCAAAATCCACTTTTTTTCAGCCTTGCGGCCAGGTAACACCAGACTGTTACTGCCGTCAGAGTATGCCCGCTGGGAAATGCATAGCTCCCTTCAGGGTGGACAACCCCTTCAATCGGAGGGCGTTGAAGCATTGTTATGTCTTTAATGAAATTACTGAATGTTCCCGATGTAAGCAGAACAAATGCACCCCAAAAACCAAATGTTTTACTTATACACCACAACAAAACACTGAAGAAAACCATGAAAAATTCATCATCACCTAAAAAAGTGAAGAAGCGAAAAATAAGGTCAACCGTACCGTTACGCCACTGTTGAAGAGATTCAATCATTTCTACACTTCGGGTAAGCGACCAGGAAAATATCAGCAGCGCACCTGAAATGATCATTACTCCAATCAAAAAGAGCATCCAAAATGATTCCCGATGCGGATCCTCTGAAAAAAATGGTTTCTTTACCGGTGGTAGTTCCATTCTATAACCTCCAGAATTATTTGTAATTTATTACAATAAACTTTATTCTTCATTCAGGTTATTAAGCATTTCTTTCGCTTCGTTGAAAAATTTTTCAGGGACCAGAATCTGAACCTCAAATGCAAGCCCACCGATTACTCTCATCGCACCCGTATAAGGGCTGCTGTCTGCTTTCCTGCCTGGTATACCATTTTCATTGAGGAGTCCACAGATTATATCAGCCTCCAGATCATTTTCTACTTCGGTGAGAATTACCCAGTTTTCATCCATAATTTACAATCTCCCTGGCTATTATCATGCTCAGTTAGATAATTCTTTTTATATGCCTATTACTCCTGCCCTGAGAGTTTACTGAATGGAGTTTATATTTGACTCTCTGCATGTAGGCGATTATGATCAGGGTTAGAAGGAGGCTTGCATTAATTTGCGTCTTTCAAACAGAATACTTAAAGAACTGGCCGCATCGGCCGGAATTTATAGTATAGGCGTTACTTCAGCAGATCCTTTATACCATCTGGAAAGTCGTTTAAAACGTCGGATCCTTGAAAATCGCATAACGGCTTTCGAAGAGAGTGATCCTGCCCTTAGAATAAACCCTGCGCATTTACTTCCCGGTTGTAAAAGTATTATCACCATAGTTATACCTTATTATTCGCCCTTGCAAACACAGGTTGCTTTCCCCGGCCCACGGGGCAGCGTTGCTGCATGTGCCAGGGGACTCGACTACCATCGTGTTGTAGAAGGAATAGCCGAAAAGTTAACCAGGCTTGTAGAAAAAGAATCAGCCGGTTTTGGCAGCTTTAGAATTCTTACCGACAGAAGCCCCCTGGTTGAACGGGAACTGGCAAGAATATCCGGGCTGGGGATTATTGGTGAGAACTGCACACTGATTAATCCATGTTTCGGATCGTATGTTGTTTTAGGTACCATACTCACCGATTTTGAAATCGAAGAGGATACCCCTTGTGACAGCAATTGCCTGGGTTGTGGAGGATGCAGGGGAGTTTGCCCGACAGGAGCTTTAATCGAGCCTTACATCCTAGATCCTTTTCGCTGCCTTTCTTACTTAACCCAGGCTTCCGGGATATTCCCAAGACAGTTCAGACATCTTCTCGGAAACAGGATTTACGGTTGTGATAGCTGCCAGGAGGTATGCCCCCACAACGCCGACAGCGCTTATACAACTTACCCTGAGCTGCTTTTCCATTTCTTTCCAAAAGAACCAATGTTGCTTTCCCTGCTGCGTATAACTAACAGTGAATTCAATCAAACGATCGCCATGACTTCGGCAGGATGGAGGGGGAAAACAACGATACAACGCAATGCTGTTATCGCTATCGGCAACAGCAAGGATATAGATGCTGTAAAACCTCTGACACAAATTCTAGAAAACGATCCACGCTACCTGATCAGGCTTCATGTTGCCTGGTCCCTTGGTTCAATTGGAGGGGAAAAAGCGAAATTTGCACTGAATAAATCTCTCTGTAATGACCCAACTCCAGAAGTAAGGGTTGAAGCAAGATATGCCCTGGACCATTGGAACAGTTCAATAAAATAAAAGCAGCATTAGAACGTTTCTAACATAAACAATTATTTTTTCCTGAGTCCTGAAGTTATTGTAAGTACTGCAATAGCCATCACAACCAGTCCACCGATTGCTGCCGGCAGCGCTATACGAAGGAACCGGCCATCCTGCATAGCCCATCGCTGTCCGCTGTTAATAAATCCGTGCTCCAGTAGAACAGGTAAGCTCAGGCTAATTAAAACTAATGACATAATAACCGGGAGCCACTTAATGCGGCCGATTTCATTAGGTTCCGAGAATCCGAAAAATGCTGAAAACATTTCTGAAAACAGGCCGCTGCGCAGATCGATAATAGTGATGGCAAGAAAAATGAGTCCCATCATAAACAGTGCAAGATGACTCATCCCATAATAAGTAAGTACAAGCAAAAGTGCCAACAAAACTGCCAAATCAACTGCAACAAATAATGCTATCCTGCGGGGAGACATAAATGTTTAAGTCACCTTCTCTCAATTTGCAATTCCAATAGCAGGAATCAGGATCAGTTAAGCTAATTATCAATATTATACTAAAAATAAAATAATTAGTATCAAAGGAGTTATTATCTCATGAACAGCTCTTTTCGGTTAATGACACTTAAGGGTATCCCGGTTGAGATCCATGTTAGCTGGTTGCTGGTTTTCTTTCTATTCAGCATCACCCTGGCCCAGGGATATTTCCCAGGCATCGTCGAGGGATTAAGCAACGAGGCATACT from the Bacillota bacterium genome contains:
- the tatC gene encoding twin-arginine translocase subunit TatC — encoded protein: MAKSKDGTMPVLEHIAELRLRLLISAGALLVAAIICFARIELVRGFITYHLEDLQLIFLSPPEAFMSNLRLALVSGLIFALPVILYEAAAFIFPGLTRGEKIFFISTLFGIILLFGSGVLFAYFIVFPYALKFFLQFAAEQLEPRFTISEYISFIFSFHLAFGAVFQLPLLTWALGKLGLLTTGFLRRHRKIALLIMLIVSAIITPPDIISQVAMVLPLIALYELGIIMVLISERKRKKMLAR
- a CDS encoding twin-arginine translocase TatA/TatE family subunit; this translates as MFGKIGPWEIVAILAVILLIFGSTKLPELAKAIGKSVVELKEGLKSNSGSDDSATPDSKK
- the tatA gene encoding twin-arginine translocase TatA/TatE family subunit — protein: MRGLIGGKIGIWEILLILAVALIVFGPAKLPELGRSIGNGLREFRKATRELKDTISLEDNDKDEPL
- a CDS encoding phosphatase PAP2 family protein — its product is MELPPVKKPFFSEDPHRESFWMLFLIGVMIISGALLIFSWSLTRSVEMIESLQQWRNGTVDLIFRFFTFLGDDEFFMVFFSVLLWCISKTFGFWGAFVLLTSGTFSNFIKDITMLQRPPIEGVVHPEGSYAFPSGHTLTAVTVWCYLAARLKKSGFWIWAFAAVVLIGFSRMILGYHFLGDILGGLLFGIFFLIVFLWISAFIYEKGWFEKTSFPLLLGISIAIPLLLAVVLPGADPPKVMGYLAGISFGYVVERSKIRAGVKAPLPAQILKVLVGLAVLFGIIIGLSSVLPSSVLWMGFIRYALGGLWATLGAPVLFIYLRLASKE
- a CDS encoding DUF2007 domain-containing protein, which encodes MDENWVILTEVENDLEADIICGLLNENGIPGRKADSSPYTGAMRVIGGLAFEVQILVPEKFFNEAKEMLNNLNEE
- the queG gene encoding tRNA epoxyqueuosine(34) reductase QueG, producing MRLSNRILKELAASAGIYSIGVTSADPLYHLESRLKRRILENRITAFEESDPALRINPAHLLPGCKSIITIVIPYYSPLQTQVAFPGPRGSVAACARGLDYHRVVEGIAEKLTRLVEKESAGFGSFRILTDRSPLVERELARISGLGIIGENCTLINPCFGSYVVLGTILTDFEIEEDTPCDSNCLGCGGCRGVCPTGALIEPYILDPFRCLSYLTQASGIFPRQFRHLLGNRIYGCDSCQEVCPHNADSAYTTYPELLFHFFPKEPMLLSLLRITNSEFNQTIAMTSAGWRGKTTIQRNAVIAIGNSKDIDAVKPLTQILENDPRYLIRLHVAWSLGSIGGEKAKFALNKSLCNDPTPEVRVEARYALDHWNSSIK